The following is a genomic window from Hymenobacter chitinivorans DSM 11115.
AATAATGACGACGCGTGCCACAGGCGTACAGACTTTAGTCAGGTAAGTTTATTCGGTCCCGAATCAGGTAGTCGTTGCGCCGCGGGCCGTTGAGCTGCACCATTTCGGCCAGGAAACCGGCCAGGAAGAGCTGCATACCCAAAATAACGGCCACCAGCGCCAGGAAAAAAAGCGGCTGGTCGGTCACGTCCCGGGCCCGCAGGTTGTGGTAGGCCAGATATACCTTCTCAATCACCAGCCAGAGCGTAATGAGCATGCCCACCAGAAACGACACCGAGCCCAGGGTACCGAAAAAGTGCATGGGCCGCCGCCGAAACCGGCTCACGAAGGTGATGGACATCAAATCCAGGAAGCCATACACGAAGCGCTCCAGCCCGAACTTGGTCACGCCGTACTTGCGCTCCTGGTGCTGCACGGCCTTCTCGCCGATGCGCCCGAAGCCGTTCCACTTGGCAATCACCGGAATGTAGCGGTGCATCTCCCCGTACACCTCAATGCCCTTGACCACGCGCTGGTCGTAGGCTTTCAGGCCGCAGTTGAAGTCGTGCAGCCTGATGCCCGAAATCCAGCGCGTGGCCCCGTTGAAGAGCTTGGTCGGAATGGTTTTGCTCAGCGGATCAAACCGCTTCTTTTTCCAGCCGCTCACCAGGTCGTAGCGCTCCTCCACAATCATGCGGTAGAGCTCGGGCAGTTCCTCGGGCGAGTCCTGCAGGTCGGCATCCATGGTGCACACCACCCGGCCGGTTGTTTCGCGGAAGCCCGTGTTCAGGGCCGCCGACTTACCGTAGTTGCGGTTGAAGCGGATGCCGCGCAGGTGGGTATCAGTTTGGGCTAATTCCTCAATAACGTCCCAGGAAGCATCCGTCGAGCCGTCGTCAATGAGAATCACCTCATAGGTTAGCCCGTGCTGGGTTAGCACCCGGTTAATCCAGCGCGTGAGCTCCGGCAAGGACTCGGCTTCGTTGAGCAAAGGAATGACGATGGAGAGCTCAACCGGGAAATGGGACGACAAACGCTTACTCAAACTCGGGACGGTTGTTTTTAGTAATGGCCGAGATAATCAAACTGGCCAGCAGGCCCATCATCACCGCACCAATCAGGACGGAAACCATCATCATGGGCCCGTTCATGAACTTACCGGTCATGGCCATGGCCTGGTCGATCTGCTCATCCGACATCGACCCTTTGGCTTCCATGTCCGCGCGGGTTTTATCCATGAGGCGGGCAATGAAATTGGTATCGATTATCGTCACATAAACATACGTAAAAATGGCGCTCAGCACGCCTGACACGGCCGACAGCGTGGTTCCAATCCCGAGGCCCTGCCCGTAGGACATAAAGCCGCCATTCTGCTGCTTGTACGCCCGGTGGGCTAGCACAATGGCGCCAATCAGAATCAGCAAGGTGAGCCATTTGGCGGGGCTATTCTCCAGGCCGGCCACGTTCAGCGCAAAAGAAATAATTACCGAAATCAGGCCGGTCAGCAAACCGTAGCGCACCCCAACGGCAGTGCTAGAAGCAGGAGTAGACTGGTTTTCCATGGTACAAGCAGTATATGGTGAAACAATGAGAAACTAACGCCGCAGAAAAATGCCACCGGGGAAGCTCAGCAGCAACCCAAATAGCAGCTTTTTCATGAAATCATCCGCCGCCAATCCTTGCGCGTTTACCGCCCTGAGGCCCTGAATCGTCCGTTCGTACTGCTCTTTGCCACCGGGTTGCCGCAGAAAATCCGCCCGGGAGCCTTCGGCAATCTTGAGCATGGCGGCCTTGCTTTTCTCCACCTGTTCGGGGCCGGCCACCTGCGCTAGTCCGTACACGCCCAAGCCGGAAAGAGAGGCCGCTATTACGGCCGTCAGCACGCCCGTGCCAATAGCGCGCTTCAGGCCCGGACCCTCGGGCTGAAAGTACCGCTTCAGAAACCACTGACTGGCAATAACGGCCAGCGGAGGCACAAAAATGACCATCAGCCGCTTCGGGCCGAAAGGGTCGTTGCCGAGCAGCAGCAGCCCGGCTATCCAGGCGGTACAGAGCACCCCGGCGCCCACGCCAAAACGCAGGGCCGTACGCAAAACCACAGTATTAGGGGAAACTTCGGAGGACACAGCCAGAAAACAAGTGAGGCAGCAAGATAGAGGACTTTGCCCAAACTATGCGCCTACGCGGCCACTGCCGCGGCTGGTTGTGGTTGGCGGCGGCCCATAAACCGCAACAGCAGTACTTCGGCCAGCAAGCAGCCCAGGGCCAGCAGCAGGCAGTAGCGCCACAGGGGCGTACCCACCCGCTGGGCCTTGTAGTGCGCGGCCACCGACCGGTCGGTTCCAGGCTCATACACCTGGATATTCGGCCGTTTAGGTCCAATCAGCTGCCGCAGCTCCGCGGCCGAGTAGTACGTCAGCTCCGACTCGGCTTTGTCCAAGTTTAGGGCCAGCGTCGTCAGGATCTTATTGTTGTACACGACCTGGTAAAAGCCCGGCTCCTGCACGGTAGCCGGTAGCGTCAGGCGCAGCCGGCCCGCTTCCCAGCGCTGGGCCGGAATTACCGTCAGACTGTCCTTGCGCAAGCTTACCACCGGCTCGTCACGCTGGTCAGCGCCCTGCACCGGTATGGCCAAGGCCACCGTGCCCTGATTAAGCCGATACGCCAACCGCTGCTCCGACCGGTAGCTGAGCATTGCCAATCGGTACATTACGGGCACAAACAGGGCGTGCTGAGTGAAAGTTGAATACGCCGGGCTGAAGGGCGCGGCAAATAGATATACTTTCCCCTTACCGCTCGGAAAGCCGGCCAGATATCCGTCCCCGTTGCGCATTTTCAGCACGTCCGTTCCCGACCGGGACCAACGAAGCACTGGCGCGGCCTTCGGCATAACCGCCCGCTGATTGGAGGCGCTGAATACATCCTGAAAAAACGGATTCTGCAAGGCCGGAGTGGCAACATCCTGCAGTACTGGAGTGGTACCAGCAGCAGCCTGCCATTGCACGGTCCCGATACCTAAGGTGCGAAACAGCTGATTATAGGTCGTCTGCGCGTCAGGGCCGGCCGCGGGCGGTACAACTACCAGCGTAGCTCCCTGGTTTACTGCCCGCACCATGTTTTCCCGCAGGGCAGGGCTAATCTGCGCCACCTCTTCTACCACAATCAGGTTAGCCGCGTTCAGCCGACTATAATCTATGTTCTGCGAGTTACTGGCCAACGCAAACATTGACTCATTACGGTACACCCGGTCCACTGCCGTGGCCTTGGGAGGTGCCACTCTGAGAATACCAATCTGCGCCGCCGCTTGGAGCGTAAAATAGTACGTGTTGTCAAAGGTCACCGGCACATCCTCTACCTCAACTCGGCACTGCGCCAGCGCCGAATTCTGCAATTGCACCCTTACCGCAATTGTACTGCTCTCGTGTGCATTTACGGTAGTGCGCAAGGCCGCTACCTGCCGATTGCCTACAAAGACTTTCACCTGACAATCCGTTACCGCTTGGGTACCGCCATTTCGCAGCCGCACCCGCAAACCTATGTCCGAGCCGGCGCGCACAAAGGCATCATCCAGCAGCACACTGTCCACATATACGTTGGCAGTTTGCTTTCCCCGCAATGGCACCAAATAAACTTGACTCAGAGTATCCGCACCAACTGCCCGTAGATTGAACGTGTTCTTTTGAAAATCGGAAAAGACAAATGTCTGCCGCACATCCGGTGTACGCTGCGCCCTGTCGAGTAAGCTTGCGACACTCCTTGCCTGCCCCGATATGCTTACCTGTTGGAGTACAGTTTGAAAAGCGCCAGCCGGCAGCAAAGAATTAGTAGCCGTGGGCAACAGATACCGTGCCGAGGCAGGATACACTGTCGGCAACTCTTCAGCCTGCTCAATAGCCTGATCCAACAACTGCTGAC
Proteins encoded in this region:
- a CDS encoding glycosyltransferase family 2 protein, which translates into the protein MSKRLSSHFPVELSIVIPLLNEAESLPELTRWINRVLTQHGLTYEVILIDDGSTDASWDVIEELAQTDTHLRGIRFNRNYGKSAALNTGFRETTGRVVCTMDADLQDSPEELPELYRMIVEERYDLVSGWKKKRFDPLSKTIPTKLFNGATRWISGIRLHDFNCGLKAYDQRVVKGIEVYGEMHRYIPVIAKWNGFGRIGEKAVQHQERKYGVTKFGLERFVYGFLDLMSITFVSRFRRRPMHFFGTLGSVSFLVGMLITLWLVIEKVYLAYHNLRARDVTDQPLFFLALVAVILGMQLFLAGFLAEMVQLNGPRRNDYLIRDRINLPD
- a CDS encoding DUF4199 domain-containing protein, which produces MVLRTALRFGVGAGVLCTAWIAGLLLLGNDPFGPKRLMVIFVPPLAVIASQWFLKRYFQPEGPGLKRAIGTGVLTAVIAASLSGLGVYGLAQVAGPEQVEKSKAAMLKIAEGSRADFLRQPGGKEQYERTIQGLRAVNAQGLAADDFMKKLLFGLLLSFPGGIFLRR
- a CDS encoding BatA domain-containing protein, yielding MALTYPWFLLGLLAIAIPIVIHFFELRRPQRILFTNVGFIREIKLVTARQRKLKHLLILLARVGVVVFLVLLFCQPFIPAPEQQQQAGGVIAAIVDTSPSMAVESENGQQLLDQAIEQAEELPTVYPASARYLLPTATNSLLPAGAFQTVLQQVSISGQARSVASLLDRAQRTPDVRQTFVFSDFQKNTFNLRAVGADTLSQVYLVPLRGKQTANVYVDSVLLDDAFVRAGSDIGLRVRLRNGGTQAVTDCQVKVFVGNRQVAALRTTVNAHESSTIAVRVQLQNSALAQCRVEVEDVPVTFDNTYYFTLQAAAQIGILRVAPPKATAVDRVYRNESMFALASNSQNIDYSRLNAANLIVVEEVAQISPALRENMVRAVNQGATLVVVPPAAGPDAQTTYNQLFRTLGIGTVQWQAAAGTTPVLQDVATPALQNPFFQDVFSASNQRAVMPKAAPVLRWSRSGTDVLKMRNGDGYLAGFPSGKGKVYLFAAPFSPAYSTFTQHALFVPVMYRLAMLSYRSEQRLAYRLNQGTVALAIPVQGADQRDEPVVSLRKDSLTVIPAQRWEAGRLRLTLPATVQEPGFYQVVYNNKILTTLALNLDKAESELTYYSAAELRQLIGPKRPNIQVYEPGTDRSVAAHYKAQRVGTPLWRYCLLLALGCLLAEVLLLRFMGRRQPQPAAAVAA
- a CDS encoding DUF4199 domain-containing protein, yielding MENQSTPASSTAVGVRYGLLTGLISVIISFALNVAGLENSPAKWLTLLILIGAIVLAHRAYKQQNGGFMSYGQGLGIGTTLSAVSGVLSAIFTYVYVTIIDTNFIARLMDKTRADMEAKGSMSDEQIDQAMAMTGKFMNGPMMMVSVLIGAVMMGLLASLIISAITKNNRPEFE